In Bacillota bacterium, the following are encoded in one genomic region:
- the srlD gene encoding sorbitol-6-phosphate dehydrogenase — protein MSSNTCQRLAGQVAVVTGGAQGLGEALVERLVKEGAKVVLADLNLEAAEQVAARLDNTVAVQVDVTDYAQCEKMAQVALEKFGRIDVLVANAAIVIAKPTEEFPTEQWRKVIDVNLVGYFNAAKAVIPAMLKQGKGSIVQINSKSGKKGSAKNSAYAASKFGGIGLTQSLALEYAEQNIRVNAICPGNMLDSPLWVNSLYEQYARNQGITPEEVREKYTNMVPMKRGCSYDDVANVMVFLASDESSYMTGQAINVTGGQQMD, from the coding sequence ATGAGCAGTAATACTTGCCAGCGTTTAGCGGGACAAGTTGCAGTTGTTACCGGCGGCGCTCAGGGTTTAGGGGAAGCTTTAGTGGAAAGATTAGTGAAGGAAGGCGCAAAAGTTGTCCTCGCCGACCTCAACTTAGAAGCTGCCGAGCAAGTAGCAGCCCGTCTTGACAATACCGTGGCTGTTCAGGTAGATGTAACTGATTACGCTCAGTGCGAAAAGATGGCCCAAGTTGCTCTGGAAAAATTTGGCCGCATCGATGTGTTAGTAGCTAACGCAGCGATTGTAATCGCCAAGCCAACTGAGGAATTTCCGACCGAGCAGTGGCGGAAGGTAATTGACGTCAACCTGGTTGGCTACTTTAATGCTGCCAAAGCGGTAATCCCGGCTATGCTCAAACAGGGTAAGGGCAGCATCGTTCAAATTAACAGCAAATCCGGGAAGAAAGGTTCAGCGAAAAACTCCGCTTATGCTGCCTCTAAGTTTGGCGGCATTGGCTTAACTCAAAGCTTAGCGTTGGAATATGCGGAGCAAAATATCCGTGTTAACGCAATCTGCCCGGGTAACATGTTAGACTCGCCGCTTTGGGTTAACAGTCTCTATGAACAGTATGCCCGCAATCAGGGAATTACACCAGAAGAAGTGCGGGAGAAGTATACCAATATGGTGCCCATGAAGCGGGGCTGCAGCTATGATGACGTAGCTAATGTGATGGTCTTCTTGGCATCTGATGAGTCCAGCTACATGACCGGTCAGGCAATCAATGTTACCGGCGGACAGCAGATGGACTAA
- the lipA gene encoding lipoyl synthase — protein sequence MMKRKPEWLKVKYRSTDQVMEVHRLMENLSLHTVCQEAACPNLLECFGRKTATFMILGRFCTRNCTFCNVETNRPLPVDPSEPEHVAEAVAELGLKHVVITSVTRDDLPDGGAAHFADVITAVRKKSPSVQIEVLIPDFKGDHDALAKVLYAEPDILNHNVETVPRLYAAVRPQAIYQRSLQVLHQAKRISPHIITKSGIMVGLGETMDEIKAVMQDLRKVDCDLLTIGQYLAPSKKHHPVIEYITPESFNIYKAMGMELGFKHVESGPLVRSSYHAESAANAIKS from the coding sequence ATGATGAAGCGTAAACCTGAATGGTTGAAAGTTAAATATCGGAGTACCGACCAAGTAATGGAAGTCCACCGCTTAATGGAGAATTTGTCCCTGCATACAGTCTGCCAGGAGGCAGCCTGCCCTAATCTGTTGGAATGTTTTGGCCGAAAAACGGCCACTTTTATGATCCTAGGCAGATTCTGCACCCGCAACTGCACTTTTTGCAATGTTGAAACCAATCGTCCCCTGCCGGTCGATCCCAGCGAACCGGAGCATGTAGCGGAAGCTGTGGCTGAATTGGGCCTTAAGCATGTAGTTATTACATCTGTAACCCGCGACGATCTGCCGGACGGCGGCGCGGCTCATTTTGCCGACGTCATTACCGCTGTGCGCAAAAAAAGTCCTTCAGTGCAGATCGAAGTTTTAATTCCGGATTTTAAAGGCGACCATGACGCATTAGCCAAGGTACTTTACGCTGAACCAGATATCCTCAACCACAACGTAGAAACCGTTCCCCGCTTATACGCTGCTGTTCGTCCCCAGGCAATTTATCAGCGCTCGCTGCAGGTACTCCATCAAGCCAAAAGGATCAGTCCCCATATAATTACCAAATCTGGAATCATGGTGGGTTTAGGAGAAACCATGGATGAGATCAAGGCCGTGATGCAGGATCTGCGAAAGGTCGACTGTGATCTGCTCACTATTGGCCAGTATCTCGCTCCAAGCAAAAAGCACCACCCTGTAATTGAATACATTACACCCGAATCTTTTAATATCTATAAAGCAATGGGAATGGAGCTCGGTTTTAAGCATGTTGAATCGGGTCCCCTGGTGCGCAGCTCATACCACGCCGAATCTGCTGCAAATGCAATTAAGTCATAA
- a CDS encoding zinc-binding dehydrogenase, translating to MRTKAVRLYGKNDLRLEEFDLPSIKDDEILAHIISDSVCMSSYKAAIQGSDHKRVPDDIAENPIIIGHEFCGEIIEVGAKWQDKFKPGQRFAIQPALNYKGSLAAPGYSYPHIGGAATYVIIPNEVMEMNCLLPYNGEAYFYGSLAEPMSCIVGAYHAQYHTKSGSYVHEMEIVDGGNMAILAGAGPMGLGAIDYAINREDRRPKLLVVTDIDQARLDRAASIYTVEAAAKNGIELHYINTNSIDNPTEHIMALSGGRGYDDVFVYAPVRPVIEMGDQLLARDGCLNFFAGPTNPDFKAEFNFYNVHYNSTHIVGTSGGNTDDMIESLELMEKGIINPAAMITHIGGLDSVVETTLNLPNIPGGKKLVYTNIQMELTAIDDFAEKGKTDPLFAKLAEIVAANNGLWCLEAEKYLLENAKKI from the coding sequence ATGCGCACTAAGGCAGTTCGTTTATACGGAAAAAACGATCTTCGTTTAGAAGAGTTTGACTTGCCATCAATTAAAGATGATGAGATTCTTGCTCATATAATTTCGGACAGTGTTTGTATGTCTTCATACAAAGCTGCAATTCAAGGTTCCGATCACAAACGGGTACCCGATGATATCGCAGAAAACCCGATTATTATTGGCCATGAGTTCTGTGGAGAGATCATTGAAGTCGGAGCTAAATGGCAGGACAAGTTTAAACCGGGACAAAGATTTGCGATTCAACCGGCTCTTAACTACAAAGGCTCACTGGCAGCACCCGGTTATTCCTATCCCCACATCGGTGGTGCAGCTACCTATGTGATTATTCCCAACGAAGTAATGGAAATGAATTGTCTGCTGCCCTACAACGGCGAAGCTTATTTCTACGGTTCTCTAGCTGAGCCGATGTCCTGCATTGTCGGAGCATACCACGCTCAATATCACACCAAGAGCGGCAGTTATGTGCATGAAATGGAAATCGTTGACGGCGGCAACATGGCAATCTTAGCCGGCGCAGGACCCATGGGGCTGGGCGCAATCGATTACGCCATTAATCGCGAAGACCGCAGACCGAAGCTGTTAGTTGTTACTGACATCGACCAAGCCAGACTGGACAGAGCAGCCTCGATCTACACAGTTGAAGCTGCTGCTAAAAACGGCATCGAGCTGCACTATATCAACACCAACAGCATTGACAATCCTACTGAGCACATTATGGCGCTCAGCGGTGGACGAGGCTACGATGACGTGTTCGTCTACGCGCCGGTGCGTCCAGTAATTGAAATGGGCGACCAGCTGCTGGCTCGAGATGGCTGTCTCAACTTCTTTGCCGGCCCGACCAATCCCGACTTCAAAGCTGAGTTCAACTTCTACAATGTGCACTACAACTCAACCCACATTGTGGGAACCAGCGGCGGCAACACCGATGATATGATCGAGTCGCTGGAGCTGATGGAGAAAGGCATTATCAATCCGGCAGCCATGATTACTCATATCGGCGGCTTAGACAGCGTGGTCGAAACCACCCTTAACCTGCCCAATATTCCGGGAGGTAAGAAACTAGTCTACACAAACATTCAAATGGAATTAACCGCTATTGATGATTTCGCTGAAAAAGGCAAAACCGATCCGCTCTTTGCCAAGCTCGCTGAAATCGTAGCAGCGAACAATGGACTGTGGTGCTTAGAAGCTGAAAAATATCTCTTAGAAAATGCTAAGAAAATCTAA
- the lipB gene encoding lipoyl(octanoyl) transferase LipB, translated as MNLEVCQLGLVSYAEALAVQQQLLTMRQQRQIGDLLLLLEHPPVITLGKKAKTDHILMPQQWLEEHQIEVHATNRGGDVTYHGPGQIVGYMFIDLHNHGRDIRSFVHNLEQVFINLLAQYYQIKAFRDPTHTGVWVDGGKITAIGLAIKRWVTMHGFAFNVNTNLEHFRWIIPCGIKDRGAMSLAAMLGREFDMAVVRDQVLLSFCEVFNYKPAIITKEKLQTYLGSIPNDEA; from the coding sequence ATGAATCTCGAAGTATGCCAATTAGGTTTGGTATCTTATGCTGAGGCATTAGCTGTTCAACAGCAGCTATTAACAATGCGGCAGCAGAGGCAGATCGGCGATCTGCTCCTTTTGCTTGAACATCCTCCCGTAATTACCCTCGGGAAGAAAGCTAAAACCGACCACATCCTCATGCCCCAACAATGGCTGGAAGAACATCAAATCGAAGTTCACGCCACCAATCGGGGCGGAGATGTCACCTATCACGGGCCGGGACAGATTGTAGGCTATATGTTTATTGACCTTCACAATCACGGCCGTGATATCCGCAGCTTTGTACATAATCTTGAGCAGGTTTTTATTAATCTGCTGGCACAGTACTATCAAATCAAAGCCTTTCGCGATCCAACTCATACCGGGGTTTGGGTTGATGGGGGTAAAATTACGGCTATCGGCCTAGCGATTAAGCGCTGGGTAACTATGCACGGTTTTGCTTTTAATGTGAATACCAATTTAGAGCATTTTCGCTGGATTATTCCCTGCGGAATCAAAGACAGAGGAGCCATGTCGCTGGCTGCCATGTTAGGCAGAGAGTTTGACATGGCAGTTGTGCGTGATCAGGTACTGCTCAGTTTCTGTGAGGTTTTCAATTATAAACCGGCAATAATAACTAAAGAAAAATTACAAACTTATCTTGGGAGTATACCAAATGATGAAGCGTAA
- a CDS encoding 2-oxo acid dehydrogenase subunit E2: MATPVIMPRQGISVETCIITEWYKQKGDRVEVGDVLFSYETDKASFEEEAQEAGVLLEIFYEADEEVPVLTPVAVIGEPGEDYSELLPENMQTDPAQVAETAPAEAAEPAAETAEAAPVPAAAPQTGRLKISPRAKNLAAKQHLDARYAVPTGPEGRVIERDIRTLMETGPKVTAAAEAEYAALDGQVIGTGIGGRITTRDLVKPVTVPSAPDAAEPGVPAAIEYVDQPLTNIRKRIAKAMHQSLANSAQLTMDTSFDATQILAYRKLVKTQQEQLGLENITLNDLILFAVSRTLVNYPMLNAHYLDDTLRVFKNVHLGIAVDTERGLMVPTLFNANLKSLNQLAAESKRLISQAQAGSINPDELQGGTFTVTNLGSLGIESFTPILNPPQTGILGVCTVEHKVKPVNGEYVYYPAMTLSLTIDHRAVDGAPAARFLQELKQNLENFQLLLAK, encoded by the coding sequence ATGGCAACACCCGTGATTATGCCACGGCAGGGTATCTCCGTGGAAACCTGTATCATCACCGAATGGTATAAGCAGAAAGGTGACCGTGTAGAGGTCGGCGATGTGCTGTTTTCTTATGAAACAGACAAAGCTAGTTTTGAAGAAGAAGCCCAAGAGGCCGGTGTTCTGCTGGAAATCTTTTATGAAGCCGATGAAGAAGTCCCGGTTCTGACTCCGGTAGCAGTGATCGGCGAACCAGGCGAAGACTATTCCGAGTTGTTACCGGAAAACATGCAGACAGATCCAGCTCAAGTAGCGGAAACTGCTCCGGCTGAAGCAGCTGAACCAGCTGCTGAGACTGCTGAAGCTGCGCCTGTTCCAGCGGCCGCTCCTCAAACTGGCAGACTGAAAATTTCACCGCGAGCCAAAAATCTGGCTGCTAAGCAGCATCTCGATGCCCGCTACGCAGTACCGACCGGACCAGAAGGCAGAGTCATTGAGCGGGATATCCGCACGCTGATGGAAACTGGACCAAAGGTTACCGCTGCTGCCGAAGCTGAATACGCTGCCTTAGACGGACAAGTAATCGGCACCGGAATCGGTGGACGCATTACGACAAGAGACCTTGTGAAACCTGTAACAGTCCCGAGTGCGCCTGACGCAGCCGAACCGGGAGTTCCGGCCGCGATCGAATATGTAGACCAGCCGCTGACCAATATCCGGAAGCGCATTGCCAAGGCGATGCATCAATCTCTGGCCAATTCCGCCCAACTTACTATGGATACCAGCTTTGATGCAACCCAAATCCTGGCTTACCGGAAGCTGGTCAAAACCCAGCAGGAGCAGCTCGGTCTGGAAAACATCACTCTTAACGACCTGATTTTATTCGCAGTTTCCCGCACCTTGGTCAATTATCCGATGCTGAATGCCCACTATTTAGATGACACTCTGCGGGTATTCAAAAACGTGCACTTAGGCATTGCTGTTGATACTGAGCGGGGCTTGATGGTGCCCACATTATTCAACGCGAACCTGAAGTCTTTGAACCAGCTAGCTGCTGAATCCAAGCGGTTGATCAGCCAAGCCCAAGCCGGTTCTATCAATCCTGATGAACTGCAGGGCGGCACTTTTACTGTCACTAACCTCGGTTCCTTAGGCATTGAATCCTTTACACCGATCTTGAATCCACCGCAGACCGGAATTTTAGGTGTCTGCACAGTTGAGCATAAAGTGAAACCGGTTAACGGCGAGTATGTCTATTACCCGGCGATGACCCTGTCCCTGACAATCGATCACCGCGCAGTAGACGGCGCACCTGCGGCCCGGTTCCTGCAGGAGTTAAAACAAAATCTGGAAAACTTTCAGCTTTTATTGGCTAAATAA
- the lpdA gene encoding dihydrolipoyl dehydrogenase, with translation MSYDLIVIGGGPAGYLACERAGKAGFKTLLIEERFLGGVCLNEGCIPSKTLLHSAKIYDYARFSEKYGVKAENVTYDHAAVIKRKNKVVRTLVGGINAKMKSYKVDVVKATGKILGRDSEGFKVEAGEQIYTGKRLLIATGSSAVIPPIPGAKEGFEAGFVVTNREILDLETVPESLVVVGGGVVGLEMASYFNSAGSKVTVIEMLDHIAGEQDTDISAILKRNYEKLGITFHLSAKVTEVKADGVRFEKDGQQDFVPAEKVLMSTGRRPNVTGIGLENINVEVERGAIKVDEYGRTNVPGVWAAGDVNGRSMLAHTAYREAEVCINNMLGKRDIMRYNAIPAVIYTNPEVAAIGETEATAKAKGIDYEVVNLSMRYSGRYVAENEGGDGICKVLIDKKYRNVIGVHMIGNPASEIIWGVAPLIEMELKLEDVKELVFPHPTVAEVIREAIFEF, from the coding sequence ATGAGTTATGATCTAATCGTAATCGGCGGCGGTCCAGCGGGTTATCTTGCCTGCGAGCGGGCAGGAAAAGCCGGTTTCAAAACCCTGCTGATTGAAGAACGCTTCCTTGGCGGTGTTTGCTTAAACGAAGGCTGCATTCCTTCGAAAACGCTGCTCCATTCCGCTAAAATCTATGACTACGCCCGCTTCAGCGAGAAGTACGGCGTAAAGGCAGAAAATGTAACTTATGACCACGCAGCAGTAATCAAACGCAAGAATAAAGTTGTGAGAACTTTGGTCGGCGGAATCAATGCGAAAATGAAGTCCTACAAAGTAGATGTAGTTAAGGCAACCGGGAAAATCCTCGGCCGCGACAGCGAAGGCTTTAAGGTTGAAGCAGGCGAGCAAATCTATACAGGGAAACGCTTATTGATTGCTACCGGTTCTTCCGCGGTTATCCCGCCAATCCCCGGGGCTAAAGAAGGATTTGAAGCAGGTTTTGTTGTTACAAATCGTGAAATTCTTGACTTAGAGACTGTTCCGGAATCTTTGGTCGTGGTGGGCGGTGGAGTTGTGGGACTGGAAATGGCTTCGTATTTCAATTCCGCTGGCAGCAAAGTCACCGTAATTGAAATGCTGGATCACATTGCCGGCGAGCAGGACACTGATATCAGCGCTATCCTGAAGCGAAACTACGAGAAGCTTGGCATCACATTCCACCTCAGCGCCAAAGTAACAGAAGTTAAAGCTGATGGTGTTCGCTTTGAAAAAGACGGTCAGCAGGATTTCGTGCCAGCTGAGAAAGTGCTGATGAGCACCGGACGCAGACCAAATGTCACCGGCATCGGCTTAGAAAACATTAACGTTGAAGTTGAGCGGGGTGCCATTAAAGTTGATGAATACGGCAGAACCAATGTGCCCGGCGTCTGGGCTGCTGGTGACGTAAACGGCCGCTCCATGCTGGCTCATACCGCTTACCGCGAAGCTGAGGTTTGCATCAACAATATGCTCGGCAAGCGTGATATCATGCGCTACAATGCGATTCCGGCCGTAATTTATACTAATCCTGAAGTTGCCGCCATCGGTGAAACCGAAGCGACTGCTAAAGCAAAAGGAATCGATTATGAAGTTGTTAATCTTTCCATGCGCTACAGCGGCCGCTATGTAGCCGAAAACGAAGGCGGAGACGGAATCTGCAAAGTGCTGATTGATAAGAAATACCGCAACGTAATCGGAGTCCATATGATCGGGAACCCTGCCTCTGAAATCATCTGGGGCGTGGCACCGCTGATTGAGATGGAGCTGAAGCTAGAAGATGTCAAAGAACTGGTCTTCCCCCATCCGACTGTTGCGGAAGTTATTCGCGAAGCAATCTTTGAATTTTAA